A genome region from Nitrospira sp. includes the following:
- a CDS encoding glutamine--tRNA ligase/YqeY domain fusion protein — MSTTPELPTRSDFIREIVAADRATGKHAGRVVTRFPPEPNGYLHIGHAKSICLNFGIANENLGGICHLRMDDTNPTTEDPEYVQAIQDDVRWLGFDWQDRMFFASDYFERLYGYALGLIQKDLAYVDSLTADDMRKYRGTLTEPGQASPFRTRSIEENLDLFRRMRAGEFPDGAHVLRAKIDMASPNINLRDPVLYRIRHIAHYRTGTTWCIYPAYDFAHPLSDAMEGITHSICTLEFEDHRPLYDWVVENCETPRRPQQIEFARLNVTFTVMSKRKLLDLVERKLVSGWDDPRLPTLKGLRRRGFTPEALRAFCEAIGVAKRDAVVEMQLLEHFVREDLNKRAPRVMAVLRPLRLVIENYPEGQVEQLEAVNNPEDPSAGTRQVPFSRTLYIDQEDFREDPPKQFFRLSPGREVRLRYAYIITCVGVVKDPATGEVTEVRCTYDPETKSGGTQAQRKVKATIHWVSASQAVDAEIRLYESLMLTDPGKIPADQDWTQHLNPHSLERLLTCKVEPSLASIAPGTRVQFERVGYFCADPDLSPDKLVFNRTVTLKDTWAKIEKAQTPR; from the coding sequence ATGTCTACCACGCCGGAACTGCCGACCCGTTCAGACTTCATCCGCGAGATCGTCGCAGCCGATCGCGCGACCGGCAAACATGCCGGCCGGGTCGTGACCCGCTTTCCACCCGAACCGAACGGGTATCTCCACATCGGCCATGCCAAATCGATTTGCCTGAACTTCGGCATCGCCAATGAAAATCTAGGCGGCATATGCCATCTCCGCATGGATGATACCAACCCAACAACTGAAGATCCTGAATACGTGCAGGCCATTCAGGACGATGTCCGCTGGCTCGGCTTCGACTGGCAGGACAGGATGTTCTTCGCATCGGATTACTTTGAGCGTCTCTATGGTTATGCCCTGGGCCTGATTCAGAAAGACCTCGCCTATGTCGACAGCCTCACAGCCGACGACATGCGCAAATACCGAGGAACCCTGACCGAGCCCGGCCAAGCCAGCCCCTTCCGCACCCGGAGCATCGAAGAAAACCTGGACCTGTTTCGGCGGATGCGTGCCGGCGAATTCCCAGACGGAGCCCATGTCCTGCGGGCCAAGATCGACATGGCCTCGCCGAATATCAATCTTCGCGATCCCGTGCTGTATCGAATCCGACACATCGCCCATTACCGCACCGGCACGACCTGGTGTATCTATCCGGCCTACGACTTTGCGCATCCGCTTTCCGACGCGATGGAAGGCATCACCCATTCGATCTGCACGCTGGAATTTGAAGACCACCGGCCGCTGTACGACTGGGTGGTCGAGAACTGCGAGACGCCCCGGCGGCCGCAGCAGATCGAGTTCGCCCGCCTCAACGTCACCTTCACCGTGATGAGCAAACGAAAATTGCTCGATCTGGTGGAACGCAAACTGGTGAGCGGCTGGGATGATCCTCGGCTCCCGACGCTGAAGGGCCTTCGCCGCCGCGGCTTCACACCCGAGGCCCTGCGGGCCTTTTGCGAGGCCATCGGCGTCGCGAAACGGGATGCCGTGGTCGAAATGCAGCTGCTGGAACACTTTGTCCGGGAAGACTTGAACAAACGCGCCCCCCGCGTGATGGCAGTACTGCGCCCCTTGCGGCTGGTGATCGAGAATTACCCCGAAGGACAGGTCGAGCAGCTTGAAGCCGTCAACAACCCGGAAGACCCGTCGGCCGGGACCCGGCAGGTGCCCTTTTCGCGCACCCTCTATATCGACCAAGAAGACTTTCGAGAAGATCCGCCCAAGCAGTTCTTTCGCCTTTCCCCAGGACGCGAGGTGCGCCTGCGGTATGCCTACATCATCACCTGCGTCGGCGTGGTGAAGGACCCGGCCACGGGCGAGGTCACGGAGGTGCGCTGCACCTATGACCCTGAAACCAAGAGCGGGGGAACACAGGCGCAACGGAAGGTGAAAGCAACGATCCATTGGGTATCAGCCTCACAGGCCGTCGATGCGGAAATCCGGCTTTATGAGAGCCTCATGCTCACGGATCCGGGGAAAATCCCGGCTGACCAGGATTGGACCCAGCACCTGAATCCCCATTCGCTGGAGCGACTGCTCACCTGCAAAGTAGAGCCGAGCCTGGCCTCGATCGCCCCCGGCACGAGAGTCCAGTTCGAGCGCGTGGGATACTTTTGCGCCGATCCCGATTTATCACCCGACAAGCTGGTGTTTAATCGAACCGTCACACTCAAAGACACCTGGGCCAAGATCGAGAAAGCTCAGACCCCGCGCTGA
- a CDS encoding ABC-F family ATP-binding cassette domain-containing protein yields the protein MAPNILLSCESISKSYGVRALFTDLSLALSDGDHVGLIGPNGSGKSTLLKILVGLESPDEGTRTLRRHTRVGYVPQEPVFPAHHTIEQVLQDTLTEDGLDPHEQGGRIARALSIGTFPDPEQAVSTLSGGWRKRLAITQALLLEPDVLLMDEPTNHLDLEGIIWLEQLLKNRAKAFLVISHDRRFLESVTTRMVELNRCYPEGRFEARGCYSDFLEQRDAALQAQADYQASLANRVRREVEWLRRGPKARTTKAKGRIQSAGKLIDELNQAESRSAQSTIGIDFSASGRKSKQLVVAEQVTKSFNGTPVVTNLDLLLGPGQRLGLLGPNGSGKTTVLRLLAGTLDPDSGTITRADALRIVSFEQHRESLDQSTSLRRALAPSGDAVVYQDRSIHLASWAKRFLFRPEQLDLPVSKLSGGEQARLLIARLMLQPADLLILDEPTNDLDIPTLEILEDSLLEFPGALVLVTHDRWLLDRVSTILLALDGTGRVDWFADYAQWESAQERAGGSAPESKSDGRTAATQDEGASATPARKVKKMSYREQKEWGTIEEDILKAEEQVTACQAAIQDPAVMSDAAALQARSQALVAAQAEVERLYARWTELEEKRAQAVQSS from the coding sequence ATGGCCCCGAACATTCTGTTGAGTTGCGAATCGATCAGCAAAAGCTATGGAGTCAGAGCCCTCTTTACAGATCTCTCCCTGGCACTCTCCGACGGTGACCATGTGGGATTAATCGGCCCGAACGGGTCCGGCAAGTCAACCTTACTCAAGATCCTCGTGGGACTCGAATCCCCGGACGAAGGGACGCGCACGCTGCGGCGCCACACCCGTGTCGGGTATGTGCCGCAGGAACCTGTTTTCCCGGCGCACCACACCATTGAACAGGTCCTGCAAGACACGTTGACAGAAGATGGCCTTGACCCTCACGAACAGGGCGGCCGGATCGCCAGAGCCCTCAGCATCGGAACCTTTCCCGACCCGGAACAAGCCGTTTCGACACTCTCCGGAGGCTGGCGTAAGCGATTAGCCATCACCCAGGCCTTACTGCTTGAGCCGGACGTGCTGCTCATGGACGAGCCGACGAACCATTTGGACTTGGAAGGCATTATCTGGCTGGAGCAATTGCTGAAGAATCGCGCCAAAGCCTTTCTCGTCATCAGCCACGATCGCCGATTCCTCGAATCAGTCACCACCCGCATGGTGGAACTCAACCGCTGTTATCCCGAAGGCCGGTTCGAGGCTCGCGGCTGCTATAGTGACTTCCTCGAACAGCGCGATGCCGCGCTTCAAGCGCAAGCCGACTACCAGGCCTCATTAGCCAACCGTGTCCGACGGGAGGTGGAATGGCTGCGACGCGGCCCCAAAGCCCGCACGACCAAAGCCAAGGGCCGGATTCAATCAGCGGGCAAGCTCATCGATGAATTGAACCAGGCCGAATCCCGCTCGGCACAATCGACCATCGGCATCGACTTCTCCGCCTCAGGCCGAAAATCCAAACAACTCGTGGTCGCAGAGCAGGTCACCAAGAGCTTCAATGGCACACCCGTTGTCACCAACCTCGACCTGCTACTCGGACCCGGCCAACGGCTTGGCCTGTTGGGTCCCAACGGCAGCGGCAAGACCACCGTCTTGCGGTTACTGGCCGGGACACTAGACCCCGACTCCGGCACCATCACGCGAGCCGACGCGCTGCGCATCGTCTCCTTCGAGCAACATCGCGAGTCCCTGGACCAATCCACGAGCTTACGGCGAGCACTGGCCCCATCGGGCGATGCCGTCGTCTATCAAGATCGCTCGATTCACCTGGCCTCCTGGGCAAAGCGCTTTCTCTTTCGTCCCGAACAGCTGGATCTCCCGGTATCAAAACTGTCCGGCGGCGAACAAGCCCGGCTCCTCATCGCTCGACTCATGCTCCAGCCTGCGGATCTCCTCATTCTCGACGAGCCGACCAATGACTTGGATATTCCCACCCTCGAAATTTTGGAAGACAGTCTGCTGGAATTTCCCGGTGCGCTCGTGCTCGTCACCCATGACCGATGGTTGCTGGATCGCGTCTCCACCATCCTGCTGGCGCTGGATGGCACAGGGCGCGTGGACTGGTTCGCCGACTATGCCCAGTGGGAAAGTGCGCAGGAACGGGCCGGCGGGTCCGCCCCGGAGTCGAAGAGTGACGGGCGCACGGCTGCCACTCAGGACGAGGGTGCCTCGGCAACTCCCGCTCGCAAAGTCAAAAAGATGAGTTATCGCGAGCAGAAGGAATGGGGCACAATCGAGGAAGACATTCTCAAAGCTGAGGAACAGGTTACGGCCTGCCAAGCCGCAATACAGGATCCGGCCGTGATGTCGGATGCGGCAGCACTCCAAGCACGAAGCCAGGCACTGGTCGCGGCACAGGCGGAGGTAGAACGGCTCTATGCCCGTTGGACCGAACTGGAGGAGAAACGCGCGCAGGCCGTGCAGAGCTCGTGA
- a CDS encoding ATP-binding protein → MEGDLTVLSSTFPEVTSPEILRDNLISYIKDQFSSDQKVIVVQGVVGSGKTTLLGQFARTFSDRSFSFFAGTTFPTSHPRAFHMDMCEQMGKALGRQIDNIGEYSTEKLETLYLDLLRQVSQLSKQRKTEYYFIVDGIEWLSVSNGGHSIVDYLPGEPKANIRLLLSSEVGRTFPFKTHATPMVFFSAKETESYLEGLGLAPKDIQAIHKRCQGMPGYLAGLKRLLASGVVFKEITESLPYELKEIFDLEWNRIGDVNSSLEKMLALFAYSSEPLTLAQTVTILNLGESETDRLREKLQRISFLRIERKDFKIGFVSDAHRQFVSERLRHLRGEIEQLLITHYYANPFSKPSLALLPQYLAAQGSYEQLRDLITIDYISRALQSSRDAAALRKTLALAADQAQQNNDLRSLLTYTIVSSVLTSLSRKPIATSEVQALIDLGDYGQAFSVAYDSLLIEDKLQLASLIGSRMQQAGLSVPEKILTDLEQMAGAVDPLTLKRRSLEIAASLFDLLPEAAVGLVERAGIAGDSERSLDLARAMLGMFLDKDSGDIVRSRITDQSLRDFTTAHSPRISQLAADEIIAEVAQINDVSAKIACLKSWCTEHKEDESAHRVVEIALEVITGDQTYAPSIRTLRQLAQSIKPSESREAEKLVKRIDLLKATAIKTPAEEVVYIEMVLARLEGKWDREEGNNRMLKAYFDVESLADLDAQCYALLRIVLMAPLVDPSDSLHLRDEAQQSLKDKFKSLLESSADHEAIAERLLSTLAQNNHVLAVEFSQNLNKERCRNQALQKILESYAKAAGEKTDLEFVERTLARISNSSLRQYSRVKVIHILSETDMFHKISKARSFLRDSDSVDHPWNKCYGMAFSINAMKRAGDSGFVAGQYKNILAEMERVDATWDQVSLGFALASVLGKEAPQLGQELLQYSYKKRTESPLSEDFFAEIYQECLGLAIKLLTRSSTQKTFVWADCKQVLSLIKNIPSFSAQCGLLAKLALEIFRSGYSTEFNKIVETELLPSYENCLNNDSKYISFARMAPVLYEYDGLHFLDRIRSLPKADRDRILLRVTKYLLANCDPDDPINFEKLKADIDIKIARRIIELIREMSLDSCIVATIELFVDSIIVRDSYDKHRERCRGFIERDALEMAAQLQDIANQKLPDPNNIQHKGWLISASAIIARLRAAAQSRTPERHEWQAIVEDADAIANVPDRVLVYARISEQMSVCQPTFAELILKKAESCIADIRNPMDRAERLYSIAERWKELGRSDAVKDLLKNSLSALEAVPLTKNRDEVVGEVMELAHSVDPDFASSLASVMENPIAEHRARLSWGAKTLQKSPQNMQVDQKQMSEDFQHMLAQAAEDMNAEYHAGTGTLPHSAVVPKWLGQMVNARFEDTKKVVAWTLENSIRQGKSPEEIGTLFKVLVDTLNLCLEIGKALGGIQSISATVSTVALPAKVSLFKAGSKKEARGAVQDWIKTNAHTYLKIYDPYFSCADLDILKSVTTDIKVYIITTWKAQKGVGLGERMVEQLFRDAWKDISDSDPPWTLIVIVGTKSGGSPIHSRFLLTEGIGLNLSTSVNGLGAKDTDLKELSSEEIAEIAMEFVDPVLNHQLTTFNREKLHVHPFLL, encoded by the coding sequence ATGGAAGGCGATTTGACAGTTCTTAGCTCAACATTTCCAGAAGTCACTAGCCCGGAAATACTTCGTGACAACCTAATTAGTTATATAAAAGACCAGTTTTCGTCAGATCAAAAAGTAATAGTTGTTCAAGGGGTGGTGGGTTCAGGGAAAACGACTCTTCTTGGTCAATTCGCCAGAACCTTCTCTGACCGAAGCTTCTCGTTTTTTGCAGGCACGACATTCCCGACCTCTCATCCGAGAGCGTTCCATATGGATATGTGTGAGCAGATGGGGAAGGCTCTCGGCCGACAAATAGACAATATCGGAGAATATAGCACTGAGAAGCTTGAAACCCTTTACCTCGACCTGCTTCGCCAAGTTAGTCAGTTGAGTAAGCAGAGAAAAACAGAATACTATTTTATCGTCGATGGAATAGAGTGGCTGTCAGTGTCAAATGGTGGGCACAGCATAGTCGATTACCTCCCTGGCGAGCCAAAAGCTAACATTCGATTGCTCCTTTCTTCAGAAGTCGGTCGCACCTTCCCATTCAAAACCCACGCTACTCCGATGGTCTTCTTTTCAGCAAAAGAGACTGAGTCATACCTAGAGGGGCTTGGGTTAGCTCCCAAAGATATCCAGGCGATACACAAACGTTGCCAAGGAATGCCTGGTTACTTGGCAGGCTTAAAACGATTGCTGGCTTCCGGAGTTGTATTTAAAGAAATAACCGAGAGCTTACCGTATGAACTTAAGGAAATTTTTGATTTGGAGTGGAATCGAATCGGGGATGTGAATAGCTCTTTAGAAAAAATGCTTGCACTATTCGCTTACTCATCAGAACCACTAACCCTAGCGCAGACTGTCACTATATTAAATCTTGGGGAATCAGAAACGGATAGGCTGAGGGAAAAACTTCAAAGGATATCTTTCTTACGCATTGAACGTAAGGATTTTAAGATTGGATTCGTTTCAGATGCCCACAGGCAATTTGTTAGTGAACGTCTCCGCCATCTTAGAGGAGAAATTGAGCAACTTTTAATCACCCACTATTACGCGAATCCTTTCTCTAAACCATCGTTGGCTTTACTACCGCAATATTTGGCTGCGCAAGGCAGTTACGAACAACTTCGCGACTTAATAACAATTGATTATATTTCGAGGGCTCTACAATCGTCTCGTGATGCTGCTGCATTAAGAAAAACGCTAGCCCTTGCCGCAGATCAAGCGCAGCAAAACAACGATCTACGCTCATTATTAACCTATACAATAGTCAGCTCAGTTCTCACCAGCTTATCAAGGAAGCCTATTGCAACATCGGAGGTTCAGGCTCTCATTGATCTTGGAGATTATGGTCAAGCCTTCTCCGTCGCATATGACTCCCTCCTGATTGAGGATAAGCTACAGCTTGCATCCTTAATTGGCAGTAGGATGCAACAAGCCGGACTTTCCGTTCCGGAAAAAATTCTCACAGACCTCGAACAAATGGCCGGAGCCGTCGATCCTCTCACCTTGAAAAGACGATCCCTTGAGATCGCGGCAAGTTTATTTGACTTGCTTCCAGAGGCTGCAGTCGGTCTTGTCGAGCGAGCAGGAATCGCAGGGGATTCAGAACGTTCTCTCGACCTCGCAAGAGCGATGTTAGGAATGTTTCTGGACAAGGACTCAGGGGATATTGTTCGTTCTCGCATTACCGACCAAAGCCTTCGTGATTTCACAACAGCGCACTCTCCCCGCATTTCTCAATTAGCGGCAGATGAGATTATCGCTGAAGTCGCACAGATCAACGATGTTTCAGCCAAAATAGCATGTCTAAAAAGTTGGTGTACCGAGCATAAAGAAGATGAATCTGCACACAGAGTGGTTGAGATTGCACTGGAAGTAATTACAGGAGATCAAACTTACGCTCCGTCCATTCGAACTCTCAGACAATTAGCCCAATCAATCAAGCCCAGTGAATCAAGGGAGGCGGAGAAGCTTGTTAAAAGGATCGATCTTCTAAAGGCGACTGCAATAAAGACTCCTGCCGAAGAGGTTGTCTATATTGAGATGGTCCTTGCTCGGCTTGAGGGGAAATGGGATCGAGAGGAAGGCAACAATCGTATGCTGAAAGCATACTTTGATGTTGAATCACTCGCTGATCTCGATGCGCAGTGTTATGCACTTCTCAGAATCGTTCTTATGGCTCCGCTTGTTGATCCCTCGGATAGTCTGCATTTGAGAGATGAAGCGCAACAGTCGCTAAAAGATAAATTCAAATCACTTTTAGAGTCGTCAGCAGATCATGAGGCAATTGCAGAGCGCCTCTTAAGTACTCTTGCCCAAAACAATCATGTTTTGGCTGTAGAGTTCTCACAAAACCTCAACAAGGAACGTTGTAGGAACCAAGCGCTTCAAAAGATATTGGAAAGCTATGCTAAGGCTGCTGGAGAAAAAACTGATCTTGAATTCGTAGAAAGAACTCTGGCCCGAATTTCAAATTCGTCGTTACGCCAATATTCGCGTGTCAAAGTAATTCATATACTATCCGAAACGGATATGTTTCATAAGATATCTAAAGCGCGTTCCTTCCTCCGAGATTCTGATAGCGTAGATCATCCTTGGAACAAGTGTTATGGAATGGCCTTCTCAATCAATGCTATGAAGCGAGCTGGGGATAGCGGTTTTGTTGCTGGCCAGTACAAAAACATTTTGGCTGAGATGGAGAGAGTAGACGCTACATGGGATCAGGTAAGCCTCGGGTTTGCTCTTGCTTCGGTGCTCGGAAAGGAGGCGCCCCAACTCGGGCAGGAGCTCTTGCAATATTCGTACAAAAAGAGAACTGAATCCCCCCTATCTGAGGATTTTTTTGCGGAAATCTACCAAGAATGTCTCGGGCTCGCCATAAAATTACTAACTCGGTCCAGTACACAGAAAACCTTCGTTTGGGCTGATTGCAAACAAGTTCTTTCTCTGATCAAAAACATCCCATCTTTTAGTGCCCAATGTGGGCTACTAGCCAAGCTCGCCCTGGAGATCTTTAGGAGTGGCTACAGCACTGAGTTCAACAAAATAGTCGAAACTGAATTACTGCCTTCATACGAGAATTGTTTAAACAATGACTCTAAGTACATCTCCTTTGCACGTATGGCACCTGTTCTCTACGAATATGATGGGCTACATTTTTTGGATCGCATCAGGAGCTTGCCCAAAGCCGACCGAGATAGAATCTTGTTGCGAGTCACTAAATATCTGCTAGCAAATTGCGACCCAGATGATCCTATTAATTTCGAAAAGCTCAAAGCAGACATTGACATAAAGATTGCGCGCAGAATTATTGAGCTTATTCGCGAGATGTCCTTGGATTCCTGCATCGTTGCTACCATAGAGTTATTCGTTGACTCCATTATCGTTCGAGACTCTTACGACAAGCATCGTGAACGCTGTAGGGGATTTATCGAGCGAGACGCGTTAGAAATGGCTGCGCAACTCCAAGATATTGCAAATCAGAAGCTTCCGGATCCTAACAATATCCAGCATAAGGGTTGGCTCATCAGTGCATCTGCAATCATTGCCAGGTTACGTGCTGCCGCACAAAGCAGAACCCCTGAGCGACATGAGTGGCAAGCGATAGTCGAGGATGCGGACGCGATCGCAAATGTCCCCGACAGAGTCTTAGTCTATGCCCGCATCTCAGAACAAATGTCGGTATGCCAGCCCACCTTTGCAGAATTAATTCTCAAGAAGGCAGAAAGCTGTATTGCAGACATTCGAAATCCAATGGATAGAGCTGAACGCCTATATAGTATTGCCGAAAGGTGGAAAGAGTTAGGACGAAGTGATGCGGTCAAAGATCTACTAAAAAACAGTTTGAGCGCCCTAGAGGCGGTACCTCTTACCAAAAATCGGGACGAGGTTGTGGGTGAAGTGATGGAATTGGCGCATTCTGTCGACCCTGATTTCGCTAGCAGCCTAGCCTCGGTAATGGAGAACCCTATTGCTGAGCATCGCGCTCGGTTGTCTTGGGGAGCCAAAACCCTCCAAAAGTCTCCTCAGAACATGCAAGTGGATCAAAAGCAAATGTCCGAAGATTTCCAGCATATGCTGGCTCAAGCAGCAGAAGATATGAATGCGGAATATCACGCAGGGACGGGCACTCTTCCGCACTCAGCGGTTGTGCCTAAATGGCTTGGTCAAATGGTCAATGCGAGATTTGAAGATACGAAGAAAGTAGTGGCATGGACGCTTGAGAACAGCATTAGACAAGGAAAGTCTCCGGAGGAAATCGGCACCCTATTTAAAGTCTTGGTGGACACGCTTAATCTTTGTTTGGAAATAGGCAAAGCGTTGGGTGGAATTCAGAGCATTTCCGCAACGGTAAGCACAGTTGCTCTACCTGCAAAGGTCAGTCTTTTTAAAGCAGGGTCAAAGAAGGAAGCTAGAGGTGCTGTACAAGATTGGATCAAAACAAATGCCCATACGTACTTGAAAATCTATGACCCATATTTTTCTTGTGCCGACCTGGACATTCTGAAGTCCGTAACAACAGACATTAAGGTCTACATAATAACAACATGGAAAGCTCAAAAAGGTGTGGGTCTAGGTGAAAGAATGGTTGAGCAACTATTCAGAGATGCGTGGAAGGACATTTCCGATAGCGATCCACCATGGACCTTGATCGTCATAGTTGGGACGAAGTCTGGTGGAAGTCCAATACACAGCCGCTTCCTTCTAACTGAAGGGATTGGGCTTAACCTAAGCACTTCGGTGAATGGGCTGGGCGCTAAGGACACGGATTTGAAGGAATTGAGCTCTGAGGAAATCGCTGAAATTGCTATGGAATTTGTTGATCCTGTCCTGAACCATCAGCTTACTACATTTAACAGAGAGAAACTGCATGTCCATCCATTCTTACTATAA
- a CDS encoding IS3 family transposase (programmed frameshift) yields the protein MTRKRHTEEQIIAVLKDAQAGIGVHELCRKHGISDATFYKWRTKYAGLEVSDVKKLRQLEDENRRLKQMVAEQALDIQALKAVTGKKLVAPKAKRMAAQWMAERFGLSQRRVCWLLTLDRNTLRYRSRRQEDAALRTRIREIAESKRRYGCPRIYVRLRREGWRVNHKRVERIYYRDEGLSLRRRRRKKTVAVPRVVLPTPTQPGRCYAMDFVHDRLVRGRQFKCLTMTDLYSKEVPVIEVDVSIGGARVCRILDRVFLTRPLPETLILDNGPEFAGTALDAWAAQHGVHLHFIQPGKPTQNAFIESFNGKFRDECLNEHWFLTLQEAQLVIEAWRREYNEERTHSAIGNLTPMEFILNHHNRPQAAQELTSLAVV from the exons ATGACTCGAAAACGGCACACGGAGGAACAGATCATCGCAGTGCTCAAGGATGCCCAGGCGGGCATTGGGGTCCACGAGCTCTGCCGCAAGCACGGCATCTCGGATGCCACCTTTTATAAGTGGCGGACGAAATATGCCGGGCTCGAAGTCAGTGATGTAAAGAAGCTGCGCCAGCTGGAAGATGAAAACCGTCGGCTGAAACAGATGGTCGCAGAGCAAGCGCTGGACATTCAGGCGCTGAAGGCCGTCACCG GCAAAAAACTGGTAGCGCCCAAGGCGAAGCGAATGGCGGCGCAGTGGATGGCCGAGCGCTTTGGGCTCAGTCAGCGACGAGTGTGCTGGTTACTCACGCTCGACCGGAACACGCTGCGGTATCGCAGCCGACGCCAGGAGGATGCGGCCCTGCGGACGCGCATCCGAGAAATCGCCGAGAGCAAGCGGCGCTATGGGTGCCCCCGAATCTATGTCCGGTTACGGCGGGAAGGTTGGCGCGTGAACCATAAGAGAGTGGAACGGATCTATTATCGCGACGAAGGGCTGTCACTACGGCGGCGACGACGGAAGAAGACCGTGGCGGTGCCACGGGTCGTTTTGCCAACACCCACGCAACCAGGGCGCTGTTATGCGATGGACTTTGTCCATGATCGGCTCGTCAGGGGCCGGCAGTTTAAGTGTTTGACGATGACGGATCTCTACTCGAAAGAAGTCCCGGTGATTGAAGTAGATGTGTCGATTGGTGGGGCGCGGGTGTGCCGAATTCTCGATCGGGTGTTTCTGACTCGCCCGCTGCCCGAGACGCTGATTCTGGACAATGGCCCCGAATTCGCAGGGACCGCACTGGATGCCTGGGCGGCTCAGCACGGCGTCCATCTCCACTTCATTCAACCGGGGAAGCCGACCCAGAATGCGTTTATTGAAAGCTTCAATGGCAAGTTTCGAGACGAATGTCTCAACGAGCATTGGTTTCTGACGTTGCAGGAAGCACAACTCGTGATTGAAGCCTGGCGACGAGAGTACAATGAAGAGCGGACGCACAGTGCCATCGGGAATCTGACACCCATGGAATTCATTCTCAATCATCACAACCGGCCCCAGGCAGCACAGGAGTTAACTTCGTTGGCCGTGGTGTAA
- a CDS encoding helix-turn-helix domain-containing protein gives MVPSTQLITIREAANRLGLKESTIRKYILKRQIAYVKPSVRAVRIPIEELERILSAGLRPAIPQAEGVR, from the coding sequence ATGGTCCCCAGTACACAATTGATCACCATTCGAGAAGCGGCGAACCGGTTAGGGCTGAAGGAAAGCACGATCAGGAAATACATCCTGAAACGGCAGATCGCCTATGTGAAGCCCTCGGTCCGTGCCGTGCGGATTCCTATCGAAGAGTTGGAACGGATTCTCTCTGCCGGGCTCAGGCCTGCCATCCCTCAGGCGGAAGGTGTCCGATGA
- a CDS encoding tyrosine-type recombinase/integrase produces MARKAGKDRGITQRKGREGWWVRLYANGRERWHRCDTKSQAKALYGRLRADIREGKYFPEKFSSGKDVTLRAWVNRCLEGSTNRGVENERRYGRRWSLLLGKRLITEISTEDLRRVQAKMRTRLRPRAADTPKDSEPERQWSDATINRHFTFLRHVLMLAVKDGKLTRNPVSSIKFLPEVRRTRFLTDQELFQLEQIMPPAAWKLVAFAIETGMRREEQFQLRWDQIDLEAGVATIPLPKGGKTRHVPLSEGAKDILRSLDSFVRSPWVFPSPKFPLQAWNPQSFVNHFYSPYLQKVGIQGVCWHTLRHTAASRRVMAGVDLVSVKEILGHRDIQTTLRYSHLSPGHLQEAVNRGSLTRTVTKTVTSLQAHKTNRDLEGSQVIESVEG; encoded by the coding sequence ATGGCAAGAAAAGCGGGAAAGGATAGAGGCATCACCCAGCGGAAGGGCCGCGAAGGGTGGTGGGTGCGACTATATGCCAACGGACGGGAGCGCTGGCATCGCTGTGATACGAAATCACAGGCCAAGGCCTTATATGGACGGCTGAGGGCTGACATTCGAGAGGGCAAATATTTTCCGGAGAAGTTTTCTTCTGGGAAGGACGTGACTTTACGAGCGTGGGTGAACCGATGCCTGGAGGGATCTACGAATCGAGGCGTTGAGAATGAGCGGCGTTACGGTCGCCGCTGGTCACTCCTCTTAGGAAAGCGTTTGATTACCGAGATCTCGACAGAGGACTTGCGGCGCGTCCAAGCGAAGATGAGGACAAGGCTGAGACCACGTGCAGCAGATACGCCAAAGGATTCCGAACCGGAACGCCAGTGGAGTGACGCGACCATTAACCGGCATTTCACATTCCTCCGTCATGTCCTGATGTTGGCTGTCAAAGATGGCAAACTGACCCGCAACCCGGTGTCGTCTATAAAGTTCTTGCCGGAAGTCCGGCGCACCAGGTTTCTCACTGATCAGGAATTGTTTCAACTGGAGCAGATCATGCCTCCCGCCGCCTGGAAGCTGGTCGCATTTGCTATCGAAACCGGCATGAGACGAGAAGAACAGTTTCAACTGAGGTGGGATCAGATCGACCTTGAAGCAGGTGTCGCGACCATTCCGCTACCCAAAGGTGGGAAAACCCGTCATGTGCCACTCAGCGAGGGCGCAAAGGACATCCTGCGGTCCCTGGATTCGTTCGTACGATCTCCCTGGGTCTTCCCTAGCCCCAAGTTTCCACTCCAAGCCTGGAACCCGCAAAGCTTCGTGAACCACTTCTACTCGCCCTATTTGCAAAAAGTCGGGATACAGGGGGTTTGCTGGCACACATTGAGGCACACGGCGGCCAGTCGTCGGGTTATGGCCGGAGTAGATTTAGTTTCAGTCAAAGAGATCCTTGGACACAGGGATATACAGACCACGCTCCGATACTCTCATTTGTCTCCTGGTCACCTCCAAGAGGCAGTCAACCGGGGGAGCCTCACTCGAACCGTGACCAAAACCGTGACCAGCCTCCAGGCTCATAAAACGAACCGGGACCTGGAAGGCTCGCAAGTTATTGAAAGTGTGGAGGGATAA